The Alosa alosa isolate M-15738 ecotype Scorff River chromosome 11, AALO_Geno_1.1, whole genome shotgun sequence sequence TTCTTATTCACATTTCAATATGTTTTCATCAGACGCATAATACTGTTTCCTTGTATTGCAAAGACGCACTTTAATCTgaactgtgcttgtgtgtccagCTCGTACCACTAAGTGTGAGATGGTCAGAGGGTCCAGTGTGACCCCTTTCTTCATGCCTCCCTCGATGGCCACTCCCTCCAGGAAGCTGGAGTTGAAATATCCGTGAGGAAAGTCGCTGTGTTGGTCGTCTTCGTCGTCATCTCCGCCCACGCTGAACACCTCTCTGACCCGATCCGGAACGAGCAAGTCCAACAGTACCACCAGCACTCCGATCAGCGTACACAACACACCTGAGAAGACACACCTGAGGATGAGCACCTGGAcctgcacacaacacacttgaccactctgacctgtgtgtgtgttgtgttggtccatctgtgtgtgtgtgaactgagcTAAAGgactgggtgtgtgttgtgttgatccatctgtgtgtgtgtgtgtgtgtgtatgtgaactgAGCTAAAgggctgggtgtgtgttgtgttgatccatctgtgtgtgtgtgtgtgtgtgtgtgtgtgtgtgtgtgtatgtgaactgAGCTAAAgggctgggtgtgtgttgtgttgatccatctgtgtgtgtgtgtatgtgaactgAGCTAAAGGgctgggtgcatgtgtgtattcacCTGTGGCCAGCGCCAGCCAGAAGGAGTGGCTGTAAGCGGTGGTGAAGGTGGCGTCACCAATGGTGAAGGCGCACTGGGGCAGGTTGTAGATGGTAGAGAAGGAGGCCATCGAGAAGAAGATGAAGGCGGCGGTGGCCAGCATCATGTAGCCTGCGTAGAGGATGACCGGCATCGAGAAGAGGATGTTGGCTAGCAGCCAGCAGCAGAACGCCGTCCTGCaccagagaagagagaaaggaacacTATTTAGGTCTCTAGaatgctacagtaggctacagtcaCGCCAGAGTCTATCTATATGGCTCTGAGTCATACATCTTTTTATTCAAATTCTGGAACGGTCAGTTCCACTCCTGTACTGATGCTGCCCAGTGAGGTGCTCCTTGTCCTCACCATAGAGTGGCTGAAGCGTAGCGGCCTGAGTATCTGTACTGGTAGATGAGACCGCAGGCACTGTTGCGTGTGAACTTCTCTGCGATGTACAGGATAGGGTTGGGGAGACCTCTGTCCAGCGCCTCAGCGTACTGTTCATCCAGTTGGCCTGTCCACCTGAACTCTTCATTGTAGTCAATAGTCTCATTCAGCTGATTGACTGGGTTTCCTGGAGGAGACAAGGACAACTTATACACACATAACATATGGAGTCGCATTTAGAAGATCAGATACTCCACAGTGGTCATACACAATGCAAGCCGAACTCATCAGTGCTTAAAGTGATCCCAACCCTGCactgcagtaggcctactgagtAAATTCACCTGTACAACTGAGTTAGACAAACTGTGGGCATGCCTCAAACCTACTTCAAGACATCTCTGAAGAGTGTTGTCTAACCTCGCAGTGTAATGTTGATTCCATACAGGCCGACGTGAAGGCCCACGTCTGCATCGACCACCGCGATGCTGAAAGACTTGTACGTGCTGTTGGCTTTCAAGCTGGCCTGTGCCCAATCTGCCGTGAAGTTTAGCGCTTTAAAACAGGACAAACACTGATAAGGCGCGTGACAGTCACACAGCATAAGCTACTTATATCTAAAACACCTGTGCTGCAGAGATAAGGTAGAATAACTCACCGACTATTACAGCTCCGATAAAGAGACTAATGAGTATCCGGAACATCCAGAAAAACCTCTAAAATAATTTGAAAAAAGACAGAAGACAGTGTGAGCCAGTACATCTCAACAATAACTGtacgagtaggcctacaaataagAAGTAGCCGTAAGACTTGAGCGCGTTAAATTGATGCGACAAAATGCAATCAAAATGCAGTGTTTGATCTCACTCACCGATTTCCCGCGGATTCCTGGAAGAATAAGAAGGAAAGAAGCCGCGAGGACTAAGAAGACCAGAATGATTGTCAGCAGGTTGGTGCTAAAGATGAAAGAGGTCCTTTGTAGCGGGTAGAATGGGTAAATGCCATCGTAGAAAGTCATCTTCGGAAATCCTGTGAGAAGGCGGCATTACAGTGAGGGCAGTTAGTGGAGGTTCTCAATTACTCCGAGATCCCGGGGATAAGACTCCCGTCTCACCCGGGAATGGGAGACCAACCCCACTATTCACCAGCAGATGCAGTCCACTTACACCTGACTTCACTGCAGAGCTGATTAAATATGCACAAACTCGAAAACGCACACaaattattttctttaaatGCTAATAGGTTACTACAGTTATGAACATAGCTCTATGTAGCCTGTATACCAAGAATTTCACATTGTAGAGTGCAGGCTATAAAatgttaggctacatttgaGCAGTTTATGTGAAAATACGCATTGGCCAAATGCACCTACCTATATGTCACAGTTGTGTGAAGAGATATCAATCCTGAAAAGTATCCCGGCTGATGTGAAGTAAAGTGCTCAGCGATGCAGCTTTTATATCATCGCTCGTCCTCATATTCCAGCCCGCACCTTTGTTGATTGGCATTTCTCGGTAGAGGTGTTCACCAGCTCTGCCCATCCTTCCAAGGGAACTCAAAGTCTCATTTAATCCCACACCTGCTTAGACAAACAAGTTACCTACTACCCAACATCGCGCTCACTCTTTGTCCATTTAGCCTACTCGTCGTACTGGGTCGTCTTACGTCGAGGTAAGTTTTACCAACTCTTCACTTGAATTGCAGTGCTGCTACATAAATCGATGTTTTCCGAATTTACTGAACTGTGAGCAGAATTAGGCAGTGAGCATAGATCTGTATTTTTACTTAATTTCAAATGCGCTGTCAAAAGAATACCACTGCCGATTTTTTTtccgtagcctaggctacagcaTATTAGCCTACTTTGAATGAACGCGACTTTCTCTCCGTGccgtgcgctctctctctctctctctctctcttgttcactTAAGTGTCCTCAGAGACCCTTGTGACAAGTTGCACTTGGATGCTCTCCGCAATCATGGATTTAAGCAGCAAGATCTGCAGCGTTGTGGTCCTTTTGACTGTGACTGCTATTAGTTCCAGTAAGTGGATATAATTTCATTCGAATATATTTcgaatgaaattaaaaaatatattaaaatgaaACTAACTAATAACTTGAAAACTACTAAATAGGCAGATTGCCCATTAAACTCTATTCACAAGAGCATTTTCTAAAATATGTGTCCAATCACAGTTATATCTTGTGTGAGTAATATGTCCAATTACATTTAGAATCAGAGTCCAATGTTGCCTGGGAAATCCAACGTTATGACGGCTGGTACAATAACTTAGCTTATCATAGCCGTGGAGCAGCAGGTAAGCTGGTCCATtcattccttctctttcttcttgttacttgtattttttttacgCCTTCCTGTGCAATGATTGTGTCCCTTCGCGCTGTTATGTGTTCCATTCGCAGGTGAGTCGCTGACGCGCCTTCTCCCCGCGCGGTATTCGGACGGGGTCTATCAGGTGCGCGGAGAGCCTCGGCTGCCCAACGCGCGCCGGGTTAGCAATGCTGCCATGCGAGGCCCATCGGGGCTGCCCTCCTCCCGGAACCAGACCGTCCTTTCGTTGTTCTTCGGTCAGTGTTTATGATTAAACTCCAACAATGTTACCACCCAAGTGTTTGACACAAACTATGAAACAGTTTACCATCTCTCtgcagtgtgttgtgttgtattgagGACAGGGTTCTGACAGCGACAACGTAGGATCATTAGGGTTTTGGCCAAAAAGCCATTCTGTCATTCAGAGTCAAGCATGTTGCTGTTAGTTTCAGAGACAGACATGTTGTGAGTTTCTTTTACTTCGTTTTGCCTTGTCAGCAGACAAAGACTATATGGCTTACTTATATTTCTTTATCATTCTTGACACTAAAGCAACCAAAATCCAATCTCAAGTCACACGCAGTTCAACAAGTTCACACGCTTACAAGCCATACCTtgcatttctcacgcagaaatatTACTAGGGATGTTAAGGTATCTGCATAATTATTAGAGGAGGCGCAGGGATACGAGAGGATTTCTCGCAGGATTCAGAGCTAGCGCACCATACCAgccaaatcaaaaaaaaaaaaaatagccaccgacatccaatcaaaaaaataatattcGTTGTATCCgggtaaaattccaaaataggaCATCCCCTCCCTGCAAACACGTTATGCATGTGCGCTTGTATGGGGTTACACGTTTAAGATTTCAAAACTGCACCAAAATTCTTTTTATTCAGAAATTCATCTGTCTGTCATTTGGTAAACCAAATGACACTTTGGTAAACAATATGGCACTTTAACAATGTGTGTAAATCAGGCTTTTCTACGAACACTTGTAACGctaataggcctagcctactttataaaattattttttatttataaactaaactaaactgtcgatcattaagaaaacataatgattgtgTCGTAGCTTTGTGTAGGCCTAACCCAGACATCAGCAACGTTCATTTTATACGACCAATCACTCTCGTGGCTACTTGCACTTTCCCTGTCGTCACGGCTGCAACTTTCGCACTCGTTTGTGCTTTTTAGCGCTAGGACATCCGTCTGAGCCTCCATGGCTCAAACAATGAATGAAACAATGTCAACAATGAATGaaaattagctttttatcaATGAGTGTTATACATTTGAGCGAGTATGCTacacatacttttttttttctaaagataaaggactgctgcagacaatgagctgccaaccaccataatgtaatagcaacccaaaataatgaacttgctgtccttataaaaaaaaacaaaagttggTCTCGCATGCACATTCTTGGTCCAATGGTTCAGTGACAATAGGCTACTCAAGTGAATAAAGTAATTatcctaataaataaaatatttgtctcACTCAGCCTATATATACTTCTCGTAAATTGGTGAGCCATAGAATATCCCACCGTCAAGATTATTATATTTCAAGATTCCAATCTATCCCACctaaatatgaaaaaaatatttctactggcatgcttcctggtgacataaaaacacaaatggttTCCCCTTGATAAAGGCTGACATAAGAGACATAGGCTATGCAAGTATCACATTATACTTTCCCAGATGGGTACAAAtcccagactgtc is a genomic window containing:
- the duox2 gene encoding dual oxidase maturation factor 1, whose product is MTFYDGIYPFYPLQRTSFIFSTNLLTIILVFLVLAASFLLILPGIRGKSRFFWMFRILISLFIGAVIVALNFTADWAQASLKANSTYKSFSIAVVDADVGLHVGLYGINITLRGNPVNQLNETIDYNEEFRWTGQLDEQYAEALDRGLPNPILYIAEKFTRNSACGLIYQYRYSGRYASATLWTAFCCWLLANILFSMPVILYAGYMMLATAAFIFFSMASFSTIYNLPQCAFTIGDATFTTAYSHSFWLALATGVLCTLIGVLVVLLDLLVPDRVREVFSVGGDDDEDDQHSDFPHGYFNSSFLEGVAIEGGMKKGVTLDPLTISHLVERL